A section of the Spirosoma oryzicola genome encodes:
- a CDS encoding bestrophin family protein translates to MLLNHKISFAFYIRSILPQALLIFLFTNAIVLLKLFSSWVLVVPIAVAAILGTCIALLLAFRTNQAYDRWWEARIAWGALVNDSRNLIRQLQVFVANGPDRDELLHAFVERQCAFCFVLGDSLRGQDVTARLQAFLSVADSQRVAQATNIPNALLLVQGLSLRGLYDCQRITDYQLVQLNMTLNNLTDSMGRCERIKKTVFPRTYTFNMQVFIYLFATILPFCLDPVHYLLDVPLVTLLSSAFILIEKSAIQLQDPFENKPTDTPMTTIAQTIEIDLKSMTSYAPLPDKPVAQSYYSL, encoded by the coding sequence ATGCTGCTTAATCACAAGATTTCATTCGCGTTCTATATACGCAGTATCCTTCCTCAGGCCCTGCTCATCTTTTTGTTTACTAATGCCATTGTTTTGCTTAAACTTTTCAGTTCCTGGGTTTTGGTTGTTCCGATCGCCGTTGCGGCCATCCTGGGTACCTGCATTGCGTTGTTGCTGGCTTTTCGTACCAATCAGGCCTACGATCGGTGGTGGGAGGCCCGGATTGCCTGGGGAGCCCTTGTTAACGATAGCCGTAACTTGATTCGCCAACTCCAGGTATTTGTTGCCAATGGGCCTGACCGGGACGAGCTGCTGCACGCCTTTGTGGAACGCCAGTGTGCTTTCTGCTTCGTGTTGGGTGACTCCCTACGGGGTCAGGATGTGACAGCTCGGTTGCAAGCGTTTCTATCGGTAGCGGATAGTCAGCGCGTGGCTCAGGCAACCAATATACCAAATGCCTTACTGCTGGTCCAAGGTTTAAGCCTGCGTGGCTTGTACGATTGTCAACGAATAACCGATTATCAGCTGGTCCAGTTGAACATGACTCTCAACAACCTGACCGATTCTATGGGACGCTGCGAACGGATCAAAAAAACGGTTTTTCCCCGGACCTACACGTTTAACATGCAGGTATTCATTTACTTGTTTGCTACGATTCTGCCTTTCTGTCTGGACCCTGTTCATTATCTGTTGGACGTACCTTTGGTCACGCTACTCTCATCCGCATTCATTCTCATTGAGAAGAGTGCCATTCAATTGCAGGATCCCTTTGAAAACAAACCGACCGACACACCCATGACGACTATTGCTCAAACCATTGAGATTGATCTGAAAAGTATGACGTCTTATGCCCCTCTTCCTGACAAACCGGTCGCCCAGAGCTATTATTCGTTGTAG